The region GTAGTGTACCGGCGAACATCACTGGAATGATTCCCAGCAACGTGTCGAGCGTGACCAGTTCCGAGCGCATCCAGTAGGTGAGCAGCAGAAAAACCAGCCACTCGCCCAGCGTGGCCGCCAGAACAGTCAGAAAAGCCTGAAAAATACCGCTGTCACCAAACGAGCGCCGCACGAACAGGACCAGAAGCGCGCCCCCGGCGACACCCGCCGCATGCAGACCGAGCATCCCACCGCCCAGCAGATCCTGCGCCAGTCCCACTCCGTAGGAAGCCAGCAGTGCGGGCAGGGCGGGTATGCGCCAGGCCAGCGCTGCACCTGTCAGCAGAAACAGGTCGGGCGCCGGCAGGCCCAGGGTATCGAACAGGCGAGACAGCAGCCCCTGCACCACGACCAGGGCAAAGATGTACAGCGTCGGCCGGACCCAGCGCGCTGACCCCCGGTGCGCCCGGGCCGAAGCCCTCACACACCCTCCAGGATTGTCACGTCTTCAATCACGCCGACATCAATGGCTGGCTTCACGATAACGCTGCGGTTCACGTCATTTGGCCCGAGGGGCAATACCTTTTCGACGGTGCCAACCCGGATTCCCACCGGATACAGTCCACCGATACTGCTGGTGACCAGAACGTCCCCCTTCTTGACCGGCACACTGCGCGAAAACTCGGCCTTCATGCGGTCAGGCGGCAGCCCGTGTGCCAGTCCGCGCCCGCCCTTGCTCCCCTGAAGTGTGACGCCCACGCTGCTTTCCGGGTCCACCAGGGCGACCACGGTGGACTGACTTTCACTGACGCCCGTGACCTGACCAACCAGGCCGCCCGGTACGGTAACAGGCATCCGGAGTCGGACACCGTCACGCTTGCCCTTGTTGAGGGTCAGCCGGGCCAGGAGGGCGCTGGGGTCCACTGCAATCACCTGTGCAATGCCCAGGGCGTTGGGCGCCTGCGTGGCCGTGATTTTCTCCAGCTGGCGAAGGCGCATGACTTCACGGGTCAGCATCTCGTTGCGCTGCCGAAGCTCGTCGTTCTGTGCCTGAAGCCTGCGCAGGTCGGCGTTCAACCGGCGTTCCTCGAACAGCGTCGAATAGGCGCGGCGCAGGTTATCTGCGGCCACCACCCCGATCCGGCTGACCGGAGCAGTGGCGGCGCGCAGGGCAGTCGGCGCCACTGCCTGGAACCGCAACAGCAGCAGACTGATCAGCAGCAGGCCCACAAAGACCAGCAGGAGCCGGGGCCGTTCCTTCACGCGCCGTGCACCTCATCCCAGACCGGCACGCCAGCGCGGCGTAACAGGGTAATGACCACGCTGAGCGGAAAACCCACCACGTTGGTGTACTCGCCCTCGACCCGGGAGACCAGCGAAGCTCCGAGCGCCTGAATGCCGTAACCACCCGCCTTGTCCATTCCTTCGCCGCTACGGGCATAGAAGGAAATCTCGGCTGCGGTCAGGGGACGGAAGGTCACGTCGGTGCGGGCCACCTCTACCTGCTCCGTGCCTCTGTGCAGGGCGGCCACGCCGGTAAACACCTGATGGCTGCGGCCGGACAGCACACGCAGAAACGCCTCGTTCTCGCTGGTGTCCGCCGGTTTGGCCAGCAGAACGCCTTCACAGGCGACCACCGTGTCTGCTGCCAGCACCACACTCTCCGGGTGCAGTCTGGCCACCGAGCGGCCCTTGAGGAGTGCCAGCTCTGCCGCCAGCCGTGCCGGATCGGTCTCGGTGCTGTCCTCGTCCTCGCCACTGACGACCACCTGAAACGGCACGCCCAGGTTTTCCAGCAGTTCCCGGCGTCTGGGACTGCCGGACGCCAGCACCACGCCCGGATGCCCTGAGGGCATTAGTAGCCCTCGCCGCTCTGCGCGCCAGAAACCAGCGCAACACCACCAGAGGTGCCCAGGCGGGTCGCGCCCGCCGCGATCATCTCTTGCGCGTCGGCGGGCGTGCGGACCCCCCCGGCAGCCTTGATCTGGGCGCGGCCGGCAATGGTGTCGCGCATCAGCGCAACGTCTGCAGGGGTCGCGCCACCCGTTCCGAACCCCGTGCTGGTTTTGACAAAATCCGCCCCGCCAAGCACGGCTGCCTCGGTGGCCCCGCGTTTCTGCTCGTCGCTGAGGTAACACGTCTCGATAATCACCTTCAGTACGTGCTCCGGTATCGCGCGCCGTACCGCTCGGACATCCGCCTCGACGGTGTCCCAGTCGTTGTTCAGTGCGGCACCGATATGAATGACCATATCGACCTCGTGGGCGCCGGCTTCCACACTCAGGCGCGCCTCCACGGCCTTCTGCTCGCTGGACACGGCACCCAGGGGGAAGCCGCACACCGTGGCCACCTTGACCGCGCTGCCCTCCAGTTCGGCGACAGCCTGAGGCACGAACACCGGGTTTACGCAGACCGCGTAGAAGGAATGCTCCCGCGCTTCGGCGCACAGGGTGCGGATATCAGCAGAGGTGGCGGTGGCTTTCAGGAGGGTGTGGTCAATGTACGGCGCGAGCTTCACGCCCCTCAGCATACGCGGGGTGGACTAAGAAAAATAAAGAAACACCTGCTTGCACGCTACCCTGGAAGCATGACCGAACCCCAGCGTATAGAGCCCGGTGCGACCTTCCCCGAATTCAGCCTTCCCGACGCGAGCGGAAAGGCGCACCGTCTTTCCGAGTATGCCGGCCGGTACGTGGTGCTCTACACCTACCCCAAAGACGACACTCCCGGGTGCACCAAGGAAGCCTGCGACTTTCGCGACCACACCCTGCTCAAATCCCTGAATGCCGTGATTCTCGGCGTCAGCCGGGACGATGCCAGCAGCCACGCCCAGTTTGCCGAGAAGTACAGCCTGCCGTTCCCGCTGCTCAGTGACCCGGACGCCGAGTTCCTGAAGAGCATCGGCTCGTACGGCCCCAAGACCCTGTACGGCAAGGTGACCGAAGGGGTCAAGCGTCAGACGTTCCTGATCGGCCCGGACGGACGTCTGGTCAAATCATGGCTGGCCGTCACGGTGGACGGTCATGCCGACGCTGTCGCGGACGCGATCCGGGAACACCAGTCGAAGGAACCGGTTGCATGAGCGATCTGGAGGCACTGAAAAAAGAGGCCGCGGTGCGCGCCGCAGCTCTGGTCGAAAGCGGCATGCGGGTCGGCCTGGGGACGGGCAGCACGGCCAAGTACGCCATCGAGGAACTCGGACGCAGGATCGCCAGCGGTGAACTGAAGGACATAGTGGGGGTGGCGACCAGTGAGGCCAGCGACCAGCTGGCGCGGCAGCTCGGAATTCCGGTTGAGCCGCTTGATCCTCGTCCCCTGGATATTGCCATTGACGGCGCCGATGAAATAGACCCGAAGCTGAACCTGATCAAGGGCCTGGGCGGCGCCCTGCTGCGCGAGAAGCTGACCGAGGTTCAGGCCCGGCGCTTCATTGTGATTGCTGACCACACCAAGACGGTCACGCACCTGGGCGAGAAAGCTCCAGTGCCTGTAGAAATCGCAAAGTTCGGGTTCCTGAGCACCATCGAGCGCCTCAGGGCCATGGGGCTCGGAGGCCGGTTGCGTCAGCCCGGAGCGCAGCCGTACGTGACCGATAACGGCAACCACATCTTCGATGCGCAGCTGCCTGAGTCCTTCGACCCGGCCACCCTGGAACGGCAGTTGAAAGGCACGCTGGGCGTTGTGGAGACCGGGTTCTTTCTGGGCATGGCCGAGCGCGCCTTCGTGGCCTCACCGGATGAGGTCCGGGAACTGACTCCGGTTTAATTTCAGCATGAAGAGTGGGGCGGCCGGACGTGGCCGCCCTTTTTCATTCAGTCCGGAGGCTTCCGAGCTGCCTCGCCAGTTCCTCTGGCGCCTGCGTGGGCAGCTGACAGGCATGATTCACGCAGACGTAGGCTGTTCCTCCGCCGCGGCGCCCTTCGAGCACGGGCAGGTTGCCTCCAGGCTCGGTAAAGGCGAGCGCGGTAAAGGGCAGCGGAAAGCGGGCCGCCACCCGTTCCAGGGGCGCCCTCTCGGCGGCTGTGCCAAGAATGGCGACTTCGGTATGTCCGGCGTGCAGGAATGCAGCCGCCCGCCACAGGCCGCCGAATCCCGACGGAGCCGCCTGCATGTCGGTGCGGAAACTCTGCACCGTGCGCCGGGCGATGGCCTCGGCCTCCTGGTCTGCAAAGTAGCGGTGCATCCACAGCCCCAGCAGGGCCGCCGCCGCATTGTCCGACAGGACCGCCGAGTCGAAACCCTGCACCTGGCGCGACAGCAGGGGCTCCGCCTGGCCTCCTGTGGAATGGAAGACCCCAGCATCCTCGTCCCAGAAGTCCCGGCGGACCAGGGTCCAGAGTTCCCGGGCCCACTCCAGGTGACCCAGATCACCGCCAGCCTGAAACAGAGCCACCAGGCCCAGGCCATACAGCGCGTGGTCCTCCAGCAGACCCTCGACCCTGGCCTGCCCGTCTTTGAAGGTGTGCCGCAGCGTGCCATCCGGCAGCCTGAGTTCACGCCTGACAAATTCAGCGTTCTGACGGGCGATTTCAAGGTAGCGGGGCTCTCCGAGCACACGTGCGGCATCGGCGAAGGCTGCCAGCGCCAGTCCGTTCCAGGAGGTCAGCACCTTGTCGTCGGTACCCGGCTGGGTTCGCTGCTCACGTGCCTCCAGCAGCCGCGCGCGAGCCTGATCCACGCGGCTGTGGAAGGCCTGGGGATCTTCGCCCAGGTCGCGGGCCAGTTGCTCCAGCGGCGTCGGCAGGTGCAGCACGTTCCGGCTGCCGTACTCCCGGCGGTGCGGATCAAGGAAGTTGCCCTGGTCGGTCACACCGTAGACCCGCTCGATCAGGGCAGAATCGCCGCCCAGCACCGCCCGGATTTCAGCCGGGGTCCACGTGAAGGTCAGCCCTTCCACACCGCCGTGGTCGGTGGGTGTATCGGCGTCCTGGGCGCTGTAGAACCCGCCGGCAGGGGAGAGCATCTCGCGCTCCAGATAGGTCAGCGTTTCCCGCGCCAGACGGGCGAAATCCTCGTCGTCCGTATGCTGGTAGGCCTGCACCAGAACACGGGTCAACTGCGCGTTGTCATACAGCATCTTCTCGAAATGAGGCACCAGCCAGCGCTCGTCCACGCTGTACCGGTGGAAGCCGCCGCCGAGCTGATCGTAGATGCCCCCAGCCGCCATACGCCTCAGGGTATGCAGCGCCATGTCACGTCCCTCGGGGCGGGTCAGCAGGAACTCCAGCAAGGTCGGGGCCGGGAACTTGGGCGCGCCACCAAATCCGCCCAGGTCCGCGTCAAACACCCTTCGGAGTTTATCCGGAGCCTGCTGAAGAAAACCGGCCGGAAGGTCCCCCTGCGATGGCCGGGGCCGGCTGGCCTCGCGGATGTGATCGGTCAGCGCCCGGGCATTCCCGGTCAGCTTTTCGCGGTCGTTCTGCCAGGCGTTGGCGATACTGGCCAGCAGGCGCCGGAAGCTGGGCAGGCCGTAGCCGTCCTGAGGCGGAAAGTATGTGCCAGCGTAAAACGGTTCGCCGTCCGGGGTCAGAAAGACGGTCATGGGCCAGCCGCCCTGCCCGGTCATGGCCTGCGTGGCTGTCATGTACACCGCGTCCACGTCCGGCCGTTCCTCACGATCCACCTTGACGCACACGAAGTGCTCGTTCATCTGGGCTGCGGTCGCCTCGTCCTCAAACGACTCGTGAGCCATGACATGACACCAGTGGCAGGTGCTGTATCCCACCGACAGCAGCACCGGCAGGTCACGCTGCCGGGCTTCAGCGAACGCCTCGGGGCTCCAGGGCCACCAGTTCACCGGGTTGTCCTTGTGCTGCAGAAGATACGGGCTGGATTCGGATGCCAGACGGTTCATGTCTCCGAGCGTAGAGGCGCCGGATGAGCGGCTGCGCCACACCATGGTCAGTACATCTTCCGGGGAGGTTTACCCTTGGCAGAGGTTCACAGATCGCGTGGACATGCGGCAGAAATTGGGCAATTGCGGGGCGGTGCGGCGTCCAGTCTCAGTCCTGGGGCGCTGGTCTTCCATAGTTTCCACATTGCCCCGGCGCTTTCATGACGGTTTCAGCAGTTCGCGGATATACGGCAACGTGCCCATTCAAATCTCCGCGCTGGTTCGCTCAACGGCCCGACTGGATTTGTTTTTCCTTTCCCAGATGCTCAGCGGAAGTGGCCGACTGGCCGACAGGTGCTGCCCGCACGCCCCATTCCCGATAGACTCTCTGACTATGGACTTGAAGGCACAACTCAAAGCTGCTGTGGAGGCTGCCGCCCAGAGCATGGGCATACCGGTGGACGCAGCTATTCAGGACACCCCGGCTTCCAAGCCGGGCGATTACGGCACCCCAGCGGCGTTTCAGATGGCGAAGAGCGCCGGTGGAAACCCGGCCCAGATTGCTGCTCAGCTGGCCCAGACGGTGCAGCTGCCCACGGGCATCAAGCGTGTGGAAGCGGCCGGGCCGTTCCTGAACTTCTTCCTGGACACGGCGATGTTCGTGCGCGACGTGGTGGAAAATCCCTTTGTCATGCCGTCTCTGGGCGGCAAGGTGGTTATTGAGCACACCAGCGTCAACCCCAACAAGGAACTGCATGTGGGCCACCTGCGCAACGTGGTGCTGGGCGACAGCATGGCGCGCATCTTCCGTGCCGCCGGCCACACCGTGGAGGTTCAGAACTACATCGATGACACCGGGCGCCAGGCCGCCGAGGCCCTGTTTGCTATCAACCATTACCACCGGGAGTGGGACGGAACTCAGAAGTACGACCACTGGCTGGGAGAAGGGTACGTTCGCCTGAATGCCGACCCCGCCAAACCCGACCTGGAAGAGGGCATCAGCGCGATCATGCACCGCCTGGAAGCCGGCGTTTTGCGCGGAGAGGTCGAGAAGGTCGTGACTGCGCACCTGCAAACCTGCTTCCGCCTGGGCGCCCGCTACGATCTGCTCAACTGGGAGTCGGACGTGGTCGGCAGTGGTTTCCTGACGCAGGCCATGAACATCCTGGAGAGCAGCCGCTACACGTCCAGGCCAACCGAGGGGAAGTACGCCGGCGCCTTTGTGATGGACGTCTCCGAGTTCATGCCAGGTCTGGAAGAATCCAATGTGGTGCTGGTGCGTTCCGACGGCACGGCCATGTATGCCGCCAAGGACATCGGGTATCAGTTCTGGAAGTTCGGTCTGTTCGAGGGAATGAAATTCAAACCGTTCATGACTGATCCCGACGGCAACACCGTGTGGACCAGTGCTCCGGACGGGGAGCCCGACGTGCAGCGCCGCTTCGGCCACGCCGACGAGGTCATCAATGTGATCGACTCGCGTCAGGATCACCCGCAGACGGTGGTGCGCTCCAGCCTGGGGGTTGCGGGCCAGTACGAGAAGAAGGACCGCAGTATTCACCTGTCCTACGCCTTCGTGACTCTGGAAGGACAGACCATCAGTGGCCGCAAGGGCATTGCCGTGAGCGCTGACGACGCCATGGACGAGGCCGAGAAGCGTGCGCTCGCGGCCCTGACCGAACTCAACCCGGATCTGGCTGCCCGCGAGGACGCGGCCGAGATTGCCCGGCGAATCGGTATCGGTGCAATCCGCTTTGCCATGTTGAAGGCCGAACCCACCCGCAAAATCGACTTCCGCTGGGAGCAGGCCCTGGCCCTGAACGGCGATACCGCGCCCTACGTGCAGTACGCCGCTGTCCGTGCCGCCAGCATTCTGCGCAAGGCCCAGGAGGCCGGGCACAACATTAACGGCAGCGGCGCCGACTGGGACGCGCTGCCGGATGTGGACCTGGCCCTGGCCAAGATGGTGGCCCGCCTTCCTGAAGTGGTCGCTCAGAGCGTGCGAGTCCACTCTCCGCACGTGGTGGCCCAGTACGCGCTGGACCTGGCGACGGCTTTCAATGCCTGGTTCAATGCCAAAGACCGGCAGGGCAAACCGGCCACGAATGTGCTTCAGTCCGAGCCCGGCCTGCGCGAAGCCCGCCTCGCGCTGGTCGGTCGCCTGCGCCGCGCCTTCGAGGAAACGCTGGACCTGATCGGCATTGAGGTTCCCGCCGCGATGTAAGGCAGCATAAGGAAAGGGGGCTGGGCACATGCATGTGCCCAGCCCCCCTTTTTGGGGACTCAGTGTTTGCGTGCCGTCGTGCCCAGTTCAAGCCTCTGGAAAAAGGAGGTGATGCGCCGTGCCATGTCCTGGGAGAACCGGTTGGCACCGAGGTGCGGTCCACTGAGGGTCACGAACTCACTGAGCTCCGGCTGGGCCAGAGCATACAGCCGCTCACTGTTGGAGTGCAGGGGAACCGTGGCGTCATCGGGGCTTCCCGCCACGAACAGCGGCAGCATGGGCGCCAGATGCGCCTGATGCAGCGGGTCCAGATCCGTTGGAGGTGGGCCGGTCAGGCGGTAAGCAGCGCTGATCTCGTTCCGGCGGCTGGTTGCTGTGCCCCAGGCGCCCCGCAGGTCGGCCCAGGCATCGACGAGGGCCAGGCCATGGACTGTGTAAGGGCTGCCCGGCAGGGCGCTGCGCAGCGCCATCAAGCCCCCCATGCTGAAGCCGACGGCATAGGTGCGGCTGTTCCACTTGAAACGTCCCGTAGCTTCGAACTGTGTCTGGGCCACCTGGGTCAGGGCGTCCGGGCTGCCCCAGGTGGTGGGGCCTCCGTCACCGCTGATCAGTACGGCAAAGCGGGCCTTGAGCAGGCTTTCGCTGAGGGTCAGGATTCCGGAGCTGCGGACCATCCGGTCAGCGTCCTGGGCCCGGGGGTGCGAGATGATGACCAGCGGGCAGGAGGTGACCTGACAGCGGTCCGGCACCAGCAGGTATGACCGGACGCCCAGCACGTCCAGTGGTTGGGCAGTCCGGGTGGTTCCGGCTGGAGCAGCCTGAACCGCTGGAGGGGGCGAAGTAGTGGCAGTGGCCGCCTGGGCGTTCAGGGGCGTCCAGGCCACCAGCAGAGTCAGAAGCAGAGATCGTCGCGAAAGTTGCACTGGCGCGTACTGTAGCGCGGTTCGTCTGACGGTGGCCTGACGGGATGACAGCGGTCTCAGCGGCCAAACACCCAGGTGCTGAGGCGGGTACGCAGCAGGGCGCGTCCGAGGATGGCCGGGACCAGCAGTGCGACCAGGGCATAGATGACAACCTGCGCCAGCATGAGAGCGGGTGGGCCGAGCGGTGCCCGCCATAATTCCAGGGCCTGAAGGACCGCCGGATGCAGCAGGTAGATCTGAAGACTGACCGTGCCCAGGGTCGCGACCGCAACCCGCACCCTGTCAGGCCCACGCTGCAGCCGGTGGGCAAGCCCCATCAGGGCCAGAGCCACCAGCGCCGTAAATGTCCAGCTCAGCGTGCTGTAAATCAGCGGCGTGACTCTTTCTCCACGTACGTAGGCCAGGGCCACCGGCAGGTACAGGGCGTACGCGGCTGCCAGCAGCGGCAGCAGAATGACGCGCCGCCGCCGCCACCAGTCCTCGAACTCCCCGAAGCGTGCGCCCACGGCGACACCCAGGGTGATGGGCAGGACATACCAGAATGCAGTGCTGGCCGGGAACTGCAGGTGCAGCACTTCCTTGTTCAGGAAATAAGCTCCAATCTGAGCGGCCAGTCCAGCGAGCAGCGCAACACTGACGCTAGGCCGGCGGCGCGCCAGGGGAAGCAGCAGAGGCAGCACCAGATAGACCTCCAGTGCGACCAGCAGGAAATACAGATGATAACTGCCCTTGCCGTACGCCAGCCAGGTCCACCACCTCTGGGGATCTTCGAGGCTGGCAGCGTCGCGCTGGCCGGTCCAGACATACCAGAGGATATACAGCACGCTCCACAGGAGGTACGGCCAGCCGCCCCGGGTCAGGCGCCGCCAGTAGTACTGCCCCGGGTTGAAGCGCCTCAGCAGGCTGTTGGTCAGAACCACGCACGACAGAAACACGAAGGCCGGCACAGCGAAATGCAGGCTGCGGTTCAATATCGTCAGCGCGTCGTGGGTGAGGCTGCCGGGGGTAGCGTGCCGGAGCGCCATGCCACTGGCATGGTGGCCGACCACCTCCAGGATGGTCAGGCCCCGGAACACATCTATGGCACTCAGGCGGTCAGAAGCGGCCGCTGTGTCCGTGGCGGAAGGTGGGGAAGAAGCGTCAGTCATAGAGACCTGCCGCGCAAAAGACACACATCGCCCGAGCATGCCACGTCAGAGGGACCGTAAGGTGAAACCCCGGTGACTCAGGACCGGCCTCTCACCTCAAAGCCTGCCCCGGTCAGGATCCCGGCGGCGCGCTGCACTTCCTCGGGGCTTTCCAACCCGAGCCGCAGCGCGCCGCCCTCCTCACGGATGGCCAGCACCTCGATGTCCTTGATATTGACGCCTTCTGCCCCTAAGGCCTGGGTTACTGCTCCAATCTGGTTCGGCCTGTCCGGCACGGCGACCACCAGGTCGTGTTTCTGCGGCAGCAGGCTGCGTTTGACCACCGGCAGGCTGTCGCGTGTGCGCTTGCCCTCGTAGGCAGCGGCCAGCAGTTCTTCAGGTTCGTCGAGGTCCGCCTCCAGGCGTTCGAGCTGCCGCCGGAAGCGCTCGAGTGCGCAGCGCAGCGCCTCCTTGTTTTCCACGATCATGTCGCGGCTCATGCGCGGATCCCCACTGGCCACCCGGGTCAGATCGCGGAAGCCCCCCGCTGCCAGCAGGCTCAGACGTTCGTCTCGCGCCACCATATGGGTCAGGGCCAGACTTGCCAGGTAGGGCAGATGGCTGATGGTGGCGACCAGGTCATCATGCGCTGCGGGTGGCATCACCACAGGAGCAGCTCCCAGATGCTCGACCAGCGTGCGTGCCCGGCTCAGTGCGGTCAGCGGCGTGTGGTCGGTGGGGGTCAGCACCCATACGGCGTTTTCCAACAGTGCGGCGCGGGCGTGCACTACGCCGCCGCGTTCACTGCCAGCCATGGGGTGACCGGGCACAAAATGGCGCACACCCAGCCGCTCCATCTCGGCTGCGATACCGCTCTTGACGCTGCCCACATCAGTGACCAGGGCGGCGGGATTCAGGAAGGGCGCCAGCTCACGGGCCAGCGGTTCCAGAGCGCGCATGGGAGCTGCCAGAACAACCAGGTCCGCCTCGCGCAGCCACTCGCCAGGACTGATACGAACCTCGTCCACTACGCCAAGGGCCTCGGCCTCGCGCAGCACATCCATGCTGGCGTCCAGGCCGACCACACGGCGCGCCAGGAACCGCTGACGCAGGCCAAGCGCCACACTGCCCCCGATCAGCCCCACGCCTGCGACCACCGCCGTATCGAACAGGGGCGGAGGGGTTGCGGGCACGGCACGGTCACTCATATGGCGAGGCTAGCACGCGTTTTTCGCCTTCTGCTGCTGGCAGGCCAGACACGGCCATGCTGGTGCGGCAACCCGGCGCCGGGAGCCTGCTACAGTCCTGGTCGTGCCCGGCCCCGAAGTGCTTCTCTACGGTCTTCCACTTGCCTTTCTGGCTGGATTTATTGACGCTGTTGCAGGTGGTGGCGGCACCATCACGCTTCCTACGCTGTTTTTTATGGGGCTGAGCCCCGCGCAGGCGGTGGCCACCAACAAACTGCTGGCCATTTTCGGCTCGGGCAGCGCCACCGTGCAGTACTGGCGCAAGGGCCATGTGGACCGTGACCTGGTGGTGCGGCTGATCCCGCTGGCGCTGGCGGGAAGTGCGCTGGGTGCCTACCTGGTACATTTCATCGACCCCGACGCCTTTCGGACGCTGGTGGGAATAGTGATTCTGGGCGTGGGCGCGCTGGTACTGGTCAACAAGCGCTTTGGTATGGAAGACCGGTTTCCGGGGCTGACCACCCGTGTCCTGGCCCTGACCCTGCCGGGTGCGTTTGTGATCGGTCTCTATGACGGCTTCCTTGGCCCCGGCACCGGCACGTTCCTGATGTTCCTGTTCGCGCTGGTGGGCTTCAACCTGGTCCGTTCCAGTGGCAACGCCCGCACCATCAACTTTGCCACCAATCTGGGCGCCTTCCTCTTTTTCCTGGTCGGCGGGCAGATGGTCTGGTGGATCGGCCTGCCCATGGGGGTGGCGAACGCCCTGGGAGCGGCCCTGGGCGCCCGCATGGCTATGCTGCGCGGCAGCGGTTTCGTGAAGGGCATGTACGCCCTGATTGTGCTGCTGGTGGCGGCCCGCCTCTTCCTGGTTCATTAATGTCTGCGCGTCAATGGTGAGGCCTGCGGGGTGCGCGTGTTCTGCAGACGCCAGAATGCCGCCATGACCGACACCGCAATGCAGGGCATGCAGCAGGCTATTCTCGCCGGGGGCTGTTTCTGGTGCACCGAGGCCGTGATGAAGGACCTGCGTGGGGTTCATAAGGTAGAAAGCGGCTATATCGGCGGCCATACGGCGCGGCCGGACTACCGCAGCGTATGCAGTGGCACGACCGGTTATGCCGAGGCCGTGAGGGTGACCTTCGACCCGGCCCAGGTGAGCTTCCGCGACCTGCTGGGGCTGTTTTTTGCAACGCACGACCCCACCACGCTCAATCGGCAGGGCGCCGACGTGGGGACGCAGTACCGCAGCGCTGTGTTTCCGCTGACCCCGGAGCAGGAACGCGAGACCCGTGAGATGATTGCCGACCTGAACGCTCAGAACATTTTCGAGGCGCCGATCGTGACCACCATCGAACCGGCCTCTGAATTTTTCGTGGCCGAGGCCTATCACCAGGACTACTACGCCAATAACCCGAATGACGGTTACTGCCGGGCGGTCATAGCACCGAAGGTCGCCAAGCTGAGGCAATACTACGGGGAGAAACTTCGCGCCTGAACAAGAAAAGCAGGGCCCGCACGTTAAGTTGTGCGGGCCCTGCTTCCTAAACTTACTGGCGCAGGCTGGTCAGCCGCTCCTTGATGTCTTTACGAAACCGTTCTGCCACCGGAAAGGTGAGATAGGACTCGAGGAGCTCCGCCTCCGGTGCCTTGGCATACACCATATCGAACAGGTCGCCTACCGTCGGCGCCAGTGGATCGCCTGGAAGATAGGTGACGGCGTCACCGCGCCCAACGGTGCCCCCGGCCAGAACCCGGGTGTAGAAGCCGGGCCGGCGTTCCTGGGCAAACCGCTTCACGAAACCCGCGTCAGCCATGTGAGCACCCAGGGTGTCGCAGGGGATTCGGGGTGCCGTGACTTCCAGCACGACGGCCTCGCCGTCCAGGCGACGTAACTCCAACCGGTCGCCCACCCGCACCTGAGCGGATTCCAGGCCGCTGACCACCAGATTTTCGCCAAAGGTTCCCGGAATCTGCTCAGCGCCCATTCGCTCGGCCCAGGCGTCATAGTCCTCGCGGGTATACACATACACCGCCTGATCCGCGCCCCCGTGGTAGCGGCGGTCCATGACCCGGTCACCTTCGAGCCCGGCAGGGGTGACGCGCACCCGGCCCGGCACCGCGTGTTTGACGATGCCGGTGACCTTGGTGCGGTTGCCCACCTGCAGGGCTGTAGGTTGCCCCACATTCACGCTGATCACCTTCATGCTGGTCATGAGGGCAGGCTAGCAGGAAGTGTGAAGGTGCCCGTTCAAGGCTGCCCACTAGGCTGATCGCCATGCTGTTCCGCTGCTCACACCTGATTTCGCGTTGCTGGCGAATCCTGGTGTGGGCGTCCATGCTGGGCTGTTGGACAGAAGCCAGCGCGCGGGCCACTTTTCCTTCTGAAATTCGCAGCGCCGGGATAGGTGCCTTTCAGGTGCCCCTCGACCCTCTGCCTGCGCCCAATCGACTTGCCCTTGACGGCCTGGGGGTGGTGAGCCCCTGCCCCAGGCCTGAAGCTCCGCTGGACCGCATCCTGTACGACCATCTGGACGGCGAAGGAGCTGCGCTGAGCTGTGGCAATGCGTTTGCGTCGCTGGTGCACTTTCCGGACGCCGGGCCTC is a window of Deinococcus deserti VCD115 DNA encoding:
- the rpiA gene encoding ribose 5-phosphate isomerase A; amino-acid sequence: MSDLEALKKEAAVRAAALVESGMRVGLGTGSTAKYAIEELGRRIASGELKDIVGVATSEASDQLARQLGIPVEPLDPRPLDIAIDGADEIDPKLNLIKGLGGALLREKLTEVQARRFIVIADHTKTVTHLGEKAPVPVEIAKFGFLSTIERLRAMGLGGRLRQPGAQPYVTDNGNHIFDAQLPESFDPATLERQLKGTLGVVETGFFLGMAERAFVASPDEVRELTPV
- a CDS encoding Maf family nucleotide pyrophosphatase, which produces MPSGHPGVVLASGSPRRRELLENLGVPFQVVVSGEDEDSTETDPARLAAELALLKGRSVARLHPESVVLAADTVVACEGVLLAKPADTSENEAFLRVLSGRSHQVFTGVAALHRGTEQVEVARTDVTFRPLTAAEISFYARSGEGMDKAGGYGIQALGASLVSRVEGEYTNVVGFPLSVVITLLRRAGVPVWDEVHGA
- a CDS encoding thioredoxin domain-containing protein; its protein translation is MNRLASESSPYLLQHKDNPVNWWPWSPEAFAEARQRDLPVLLSVGYSTCHWCHVMAHESFEDEATAAQMNEHFVCVKVDREERPDVDAVYMTATQAMTGQGGWPMTVFLTPDGEPFYAGTYFPPQDGYGLPSFRRLLASIANAWQNDREKLTGNARALTDHIREASRPRPSQGDLPAGFLQQAPDKLRRVFDADLGGFGGAPKFPAPTLLEFLLTRPEGRDMALHTLRRMAAGGIYDQLGGGFHRYSVDERWLVPHFEKMLYDNAQLTRVLVQAYQHTDDEDFARLARETLTYLEREMLSPAGGFYSAQDADTPTDHGGVEGLTFTWTPAEIRAVLGGDSALIERVYGVTDQGNFLDPHRREYGSRNVLHLPTPLEQLARDLGEDPQAFHSRVDQARARLLEAREQRTQPGTDDKVLTSWNGLALAAFADAARVLGEPRYLEIARQNAEFVRRELRLPDGTLRHTFKDGQARVEGLLEDHALYGLGLVALFQAGGDLGHLEWARELWTLVRRDFWDEDAGVFHSTGGQAEPLLSRQVQGFDSAVLSDNAAAALLGLWMHRYFADQEAEAIARRTVQSFRTDMQAAPSGFGGLWRAAAFLHAGHTEVAILGTAAERAPLERVAARFPLPFTALAFTEPGGNLPVLEGRRGGGTAYVCVNHACQLPTQAPEELARQLGSLRTE
- the mreC gene encoding rod shape-determining protein MreC, whose product is MKERPRLLLVFVGLLLISLLLLRFQAVAPTALRAATAPVSRIGVVAADNLRRAYSTLFEERRLNADLRRLQAQNDELRQRNEMLTREVMRLRQLEKITATQAPNALGIAQVIAVDPSALLARLTLNKGKRDGVRLRMPVTVPGGLVGQVTGVSESQSTVVALVDPESSVGVTLQGSKGGRGLAHGLPPDRMKAEFSRSVPVKKGDVLVTSSIGGLYPVGIRVGTVEKVLPLGPNDVNRSVIVKPAIDVGVIEDVTILEGV
- a CDS encoding peroxiredoxin, with translation MTEPQRIEPGATFPEFSLPDASGKAHRLSEYAGRYVVLYTYPKDDTPGCTKEACDFRDHTLLKSLNAVILGVSRDDASSHAQFAEKYSLPFPLLSDPDAEFLKSIGSYGPKTLYGKVTEGVKRQTFLIGPDGRLVKSWLAVTVDGHADAVADAIREHQSKEPVA
- the deoC gene encoding deoxyribose-phosphate aldolase gives rise to the protein MKLAPYIDHTLLKATATSADIRTLCAEAREHSFYAVCVNPVFVPQAVAELEGSAVKVATVCGFPLGAVSSEQKAVEARLSVEAGAHEVDMVIHIGAALNNDWDTVEADVRAVRRAIPEHVLKVIIETCYLSDEQKRGATEAAVLGGADFVKTSTGFGTGGATPADVALMRDTIAGRAQIKAAGGVRTPADAQEMIAAGATRLGTSGGVALVSGAQSGEGY